A genomic window from Variovorax paradoxus includes:
- the ltaE gene encoding low-specificity L-threonine aldolase: protein MTDRTSLVDLRSDTVTQPTPAMREAMMAAPLGDDVFGTDPSVNALQEKIAAMLGFEAALFVPTGTQSNLCAILSHCGRGDEYIVGQQAHCYRWEGGGAAVFGSVQPQPLDHAPDGTLPLAQIEAAVKPDDAHFARTRLLALENTLGGKLLPFDYVQAATDLAKSKGLQRHLDGARLFNAATAQAALNKRSDIRAEARRIAQCFDSVSVCFSKGLGAPIGSALVGSREFIARAHRIRKMAGGGMRQAGLLTAAASHALDHHIDRLADDHALAQRLAQGLEGIEGLTVEAPHTNIVFADLTGAAQARSSELIASLNQQGILATGLYRLRFVTHLDVDAAGVDRAVAAIRAFFNA from the coding sequence ATGACCGATCGCACCTCCCTCGTCGACCTGCGCAGCGACACCGTCACGCAACCCACGCCCGCGATGCGGGAGGCCATGATGGCGGCGCCGCTGGGGGACGACGTCTTCGGCACCGATCCGAGCGTGAACGCGCTGCAGGAAAAGATTGCCGCGATGCTGGGCTTCGAGGCTGCGCTGTTCGTGCCCACGGGCACGCAGAGCAACCTGTGCGCGATTCTTTCGCACTGCGGCCGTGGCGACGAATACATCGTCGGCCAGCAGGCGCACTGCTATCGATGGGAAGGTGGCGGCGCGGCGGTGTTCGGCAGCGTGCAGCCTCAGCCGCTCGACCATGCACCCGACGGCACGCTGCCGCTGGCGCAGATCGAGGCGGCCGTCAAGCCCGATGACGCGCATTTCGCGCGCACTCGGCTGCTGGCGCTGGAGAACACGCTGGGCGGCAAGCTGCTGCCCTTCGACTACGTGCAGGCTGCGACCGACCTGGCGAAGAGCAAGGGGCTGCAGCGGCATCTGGACGGCGCACGGCTCTTCAATGCTGCGACCGCGCAGGCAGCGTTGAACAAGCGTAGCGACATCCGCGCGGAGGCGCGCCGCATCGCGCAGTGCTTCGACAGCGTGTCGGTGTGCTTCAGCAAGGGGCTTGGTGCACCCATCGGCTCGGCGCTGGTGGGGTCGCGTGAATTCATTGCACGCGCACATCGCATTCGCAAGATGGCAGGCGGCGGCATGCGGCAGGCCGGGCTGCTGACTGCGGCTGCATCGCATGCGCTCGATCACCACATCGATCGCCTGGCCGACGACCATGCATTGGCACAGCGGCTTGCACAAGGACTCGAAGGCATCGAGGGCCTGACGGTCGAGGCGCCGCACACGAATATCGTGTTCGCGGATCTCACCGGGGCTGCGCAGGCGCGTTCATCGGAGCTGATCGCGAGCCTGAACCAGCAGGGCATCCTGGCGACGGGGCTTTACCGCTTGCGCTTCGTGACGCACCTCGACGTCGATGCCGCCGGCGTCGACCGGGCCGTCGCCGCGATCCGCGCCTTCTTCAACGCCTGA
- a CDS encoding uracil-DNA glycosylase, with protein MSRPDQLPSSDPADWLVAPGWQPLVDDFFGGVVGQKLLGFLRERLDAGAVIFPPQPLRALELTPPEDVRVVILGQDPYHGRGQAEGLAFSVAPGVALPPSLRNIFKELQRDLGTPPPSFPNPGGSLVKWATHGVLLLNTCLTVEEAQPASHSGRGWEVLTDAVIRHVSDGAKPVVFMLWGSHAQSKRALIDVKRHKVLMSNHPSPLSALRPPVPFIGCGHFGEARAWREAQRAEG; from the coding sequence ATGAGCCGGCCCGATCAGCTGCCGAGCAGCGATCCTGCCGACTGGCTGGTGGCGCCTGGCTGGCAGCCACTGGTTGACGATTTCTTTGGCGGTGTCGTGGGACAAAAGCTGCTGGGCTTTCTGCGCGAACGTCTCGATGCGGGAGCGGTGATCTTTCCGCCCCAGCCGCTGAGGGCGCTGGAACTCACGCCGCCGGAAGACGTGCGCGTGGTGATCCTGGGCCAGGACCCGTACCACGGGCGCGGCCAGGCCGAGGGGCTGGCGTTTTCCGTGGCGCCCGGCGTGGCGTTGCCGCCTTCGTTGCGCAACATCTTCAAGGAACTCCAGCGTGATCTGGGCACACCGCCGCCGTCGTTCCCGAATCCGGGTGGCAGCCTGGTGAAGTGGGCGACGCATGGCGTGCTGCTGCTCAACACCTGCCTGACAGTCGAGGAAGCGCAGCCGGCCAGCCATTCCGGCCGTGGCTGGGAGGTGCTGACGGATGCCGTCATCCGCCATGTCTCAGACGGGGCTAAGCCTGTTGTTTTTATGCTGTGGGGCTCGCACGCGCAGAGTAAGCGGGCGTTGATCGACGTTAAGCGCCATAAGGTGCTGATGTCGAATCATCCGTCGCCTCTTTCGGCGTTGCGCCCGCCCGTGCCATTCATCGGCTGCGGCCACTTCGGCGAAGCGCGTGCGTGGCGGGAGGCCCAGCGGGCGGAGGGGTGA
- the trpC gene encoding indole-3-glycerol phosphate synthase TrpC, giving the protein MSDILDKIVAVKHQEVAAALKRAPLEAVRFDAESRVLTRDFEGALRAKIAAGQAAVIAEVKKASPSKGVLREDFIPADIAQSYAEGDGEISAACLSVLTDKQFFQGGVDYLKQARASCDLPVLRKDFIVDAYQVYESRAMGADAILLIAACLDDAQMKDYEAIAHGLGMAVLVEVHDAAELDRALRLKTALIGVNNRNLRNFEVSIQATIDLLPKLPADRLPVTESGIGTRENVATLRAAGVNAFLVGEAFMRAKEPGEALAALFK; this is encoded by the coding sequence ATGTCCGACATCCTCGACAAGATCGTTGCCGTCAAGCACCAGGAAGTGGCTGCGGCCCTGAAGCGCGCGCCGCTCGAGGCCGTGCGCTTCGATGCCGAGAGCCGCGTGCTGACGCGCGACTTCGAAGGCGCGCTGCGCGCCAAGATCGCCGCCGGCCAGGCCGCGGTGATCGCCGAAGTCAAGAAAGCCAGCCCAAGCAAGGGCGTGCTGCGCGAAGACTTCATTCCGGCCGATATCGCCCAGAGCTACGCCGAAGGCGACGGCGAGATCAGTGCAGCCTGCCTGTCGGTGCTGACCGACAAGCAGTTCTTCCAGGGCGGCGTGGACTATCTCAAGCAAGCACGCGCCTCGTGCGACCTGCCGGTGCTGCGCAAGGACTTCATCGTCGATGCGTACCAGGTGTATGAATCGCGCGCGATGGGCGCCGATGCCATCTTGTTGATCGCCGCTTGCCTCGACGATGCGCAGATGAAGGACTACGAAGCCATTGCGCACGGGCTGGGCATGGCGGTGCTCGTGGAAGTGCACGACGCGGCTGAGCTCGATCGTGCGCTCAGGCTGAAGACGGCGCTGATCGGGGTCAACAACCGCAATCTGCGCAATTTCGAGGTGTCGATCCAGGCGACCATCGACTTGCTGCCGAAGCTGCCGGCCGATCGTTTGCCTGTGACCGAGTCGGGCATCGGCACGCGCGAAAACGTCGCCACGCTTCGCGCGGCCGGCGTCAACGCCTTCCTGGTCGGCGAAGCGTTCATGCGCGCCAAGGAACCCGGCGAGGCCCTCGCTGCGTTGTTCAAATGA
- a CDS encoding LysE family translocator — protein sequence MPDLPHLLAFIAAGWLLNLTPGPDVLYVVTNSLRCGVRAGIVAGLGITAGCFVHIFAAAVGVGTLMATSAAAFTVLKYIGAAYLLYLGVRMLLSRAAPPADLDKAAADAGGERSLKAIFFGGFWTNVLNPKVALFFLAFVPQFIAPGADNKALYFVLLGVLFNLNAIPVNVGWALAAGWMAHRSAVQKGMHWLDRAAGVLFIGFGLKLAFTDAPAFRVGR from the coding sequence ATGCCTGATCTTCCCCATCTGCTCGCTTTCATCGCCGCCGGCTGGCTGCTGAACCTCACGCCTGGGCCCGACGTGCTGTACGTCGTGACGAATTCGCTGCGCTGCGGCGTGCGCGCCGGCATCGTGGCGGGGCTCGGCATCACGGCCGGCTGCTTCGTTCACATCTTTGCCGCCGCAGTCGGCGTCGGCACCCTGATGGCGACATCGGCGGCGGCCTTCACCGTGCTCAAGTACATCGGCGCGGCGTACCTGCTGTATCTGGGCGTGCGCATGCTGCTGTCGCGCGCGGCGCCGCCTGCGGATCTCGACAAGGCGGCGGCCGATGCGGGCGGGGAGCGCAGTCTCAAGGCGATCTTTTTCGGGGGCTTCTGGACGAACGTGCTGAACCCCAAGGTCGCGCTGTTCTTCCTGGCCTTCGTGCCGCAATTCATTGCACCCGGTGCCGACAACAAGGCCCTGTACTTCGTGCTGCTGGGCGTGCTGTTCAACCTCAACGCCATTCCCGTCAATGTGGGATGGGCCTTGGCCGCAGGCTGGATGGCGCATCGCAGCGCCGTGCAGAAGGGCATGCACTGGCTCGACCGCGCCGCCGGCGTGCTTTTCATCGGCTTCGGCCTCAAGCTCGCGTTCACCGACGCGCCCGCCTTTCGCGTCGGCCGCTGA
- the secE gene encoding preprotein translocase subunit SecE, translated as MATSQIETVSTGADKAKLAVAVVLAVGAIVAFYLLSRQGSLVQWAALLVGLAAAVAAFGSSENGRQLWAFGRDSWREVKKVVWPTRKEAMQMTAYVFAFVAIMSVFLWLTDKTLEWVFFDLILGWRK; from the coding sequence ATGGCCACTTCTCAAATCGAAACCGTGAGCACCGGCGCTGACAAGGCCAAACTGGCCGTGGCTGTCGTGCTGGCAGTGGGCGCTATCGTGGCGTTCTATCTGCTGTCGCGCCAAGGCTCGCTGGTGCAATGGGCTGCGCTGCTGGTTGGCTTGGCCGCGGCGGTGGCTGCCTTCGGCAGTTCGGAGAATGGCCGTCAGTTGTGGGCCTTCGGTCGCGACTCGTGGCGCGAGGTCAAGAAGGTCGTCTGGCCGACCCGCAAGGAAGCGATGCAGATGACGGCTTATGTGTTCGCCTTCGTGGCGATCATGTCCGTCTTCCTCTGGCTCACCGACAAGACGCTCGAATGGGTGTTTTTCGACCTCATTCTGGGCTGGAGAAAATAA
- the tuf gene encoding elongation factor Tu — MAKGKFTRTKPHVNVGTIGHVDHGKTTLTAAIATVLSAKFGGEAKAYDQIDAAPEEKARGITINTAHVEYETANRHYAHVDCPGHADYVKNMITGAAQMDGAILVCSAADGPMPQTREHILLARQVGVGYIIVFLNKCDMVDDKELLELVEMEVRELLDKYEFPGDDTPIIHGSAKLALEGDKGELGEGAIMKLAEALDTYIPTPERAVDGTFLMPVEDVFSISGRGTVVTGAVERGVIKVGEEIEIVGIRPTVKTTCTGVEMFRKLLDQGQAGDNVGVLLRGTKREEVERGQVLCKPGSIKPHTHFTAEVYVLSKDEGGRHTPFFNNYRPQFYFRTTDVTGAIELPKDKEMVMPGDNVSITVKLINPIAMEEGLRFAIREGGRTVGSGVVAKILDI; from the coding sequence ATGGCAAAAGGTAAATTCACCCGCACCAAGCCGCACGTGAACGTGGGCACGATCGGTCACGTTGACCACGGCAAGACGACGCTGACGGCTGCGATCGCAACGGTTCTGTCGGCCAAGTTCGGCGGCGAAGCCAAGGCCTACGACCAGATCGACGCTGCGCCTGAAGAAAAGGCCCGCGGCATCACGATCAACACCGCGCACGTCGAGTACGAAACGGCCAATCGCCACTACGCACACGTCGACTGCCCCGGCCACGCCGACTACGTGAAGAACATGATCACCGGCGCCGCTCAAATGGACGGCGCCATCCTGGTGTGCTCGGCCGCTGACGGCCCGATGCCCCAGACCCGTGAACACATCCTGCTGGCTCGCCAGGTGGGCGTGGGCTACATCATCGTGTTCCTGAACAAGTGCGACATGGTCGACGACAAGGAACTGCTTGAACTGGTCGAAATGGAAGTTCGCGAACTCCTCGACAAGTACGAGTTCCCCGGCGACGACACCCCGATCATCCACGGCTCGGCCAAGCTCGCCCTGGAAGGCGACAAGGGCGAACTGGGTGAAGGCGCCATCATGAAGCTGGCCGAAGCCCTGGACACGTACATCCCGACGCCCGAGCGCGCCGTGGACGGCACGTTCCTGATGCCCGTGGAAGACGTGTTCTCGATCTCGGGTCGCGGCACCGTGGTGACCGGCGCTGTCGAGCGCGGCGTGATCAAGGTTGGTGAAGAAATCGAAATCGTGGGCATCCGCCCGACGGTCAAGACCACCTGCACCGGCGTGGAAATGTTCCGCAAGCTGCTGGACCAGGGTCAGGCTGGCGACAACGTCGGCGTGCTGCTGCGCGGCACGAAGCGCGAAGAAGTCGAGCGCGGCCAAGTGCTGTGCAAGCCCGGCTCGATCAAGCCGCACACGCACTTCACCGCCGAGGTGTACGTTCTGTCGAAGGACGAAGGCGGCCGTCACACGCCGTTCTTCAACAACTACCGTCCGCAGTTCTACTTCCGCACGACGGACGTGACCGGCGCGATCGAGCTGCCCAAGGACAAGGAAATGGTCATGCCTGGCGACAACGTCAGCATCACCGTCAAGCTGATCAACCCGATCGCGATGGAAGAAGGCCTGCGCTTCGCCATCCGTGAAGGCGGCCGTACCGTGGGTTCGGGCGTCGTGGCCAAGATCCTCGACATCTAA
- the trpD gene encoding anthranilate phosphoribosyltransferase has product MITPQEALQRTIEHREVFHDEMLHIVRLIMSGECSPVMMAALITGLRVKKETIGEITAAAQVMREVSTKVPVADTTHLVDIVGTGGDGSHTFNISTCSMFVAAAAGAKVSKHGGRSVSSKSGSADVLESLGVNINLKPEQIARSIEECGIGFMFAPNHHPAMKNVAPVRKELGIKTIFNILGPLTNPAGAPNILMGVFHPDLVGIQVRALQRLGAEHAVVVYGRDGMDEISLGAATMVGELKDGEIREYELHPEDFGFQMSSNRALRVETPEQSKAMLLGVLDNQAGPALDIVLLNAGAALYAANVVDSVQAGVERSRSAIASGAAKAKLAELIKASTAV; this is encoded by the coding sequence ATGATCACCCCCCAGGAAGCGCTGCAGCGCACCATCGAACACCGCGAAGTCTTCCACGACGAGATGCTGCACATCGTGCGCCTCATCATGAGCGGCGAGTGCTCGCCCGTGATGATGGCCGCGCTGATCACCGGCCTGCGCGTGAAGAAGGAAACCATCGGCGAGATCACCGCCGCCGCGCAGGTGATGCGCGAGGTGTCGACCAAGGTGCCCGTCGCGGACACGACGCACCTCGTGGACATCGTCGGCACAGGCGGCGACGGCTCGCACACCTTCAACATCTCGACCTGCTCGATGTTCGTGGCGGCCGCGGCGGGCGCCAAGGTGAGCAAGCACGGCGGGCGCAGCGTGTCGAGCAAGTCGGGCAGCGCCGACGTGCTGGAGTCGCTGGGCGTGAACATCAACCTCAAGCCCGAGCAGATCGCGCGCTCGATCGAGGAGTGCGGCATCGGCTTCATGTTCGCGCCGAACCATCACCCGGCGATGAAGAACGTCGCGCCGGTGCGAAAAGAGCTCGGCATCAAGACCATCTTCAACATCCTCGGGCCGCTGACCAATCCGGCTGGCGCGCCGAACATCCTGATGGGCGTGTTCCATCCCGACCTCGTGGGCATCCAGGTGCGTGCGCTGCAGCGGCTCGGCGCCGAGCATGCGGTGGTGGTCTACGGGCGTGACGGCATGGACGAGATTTCGCTCGGTGCCGCCACCATGGTGGGCGAGTTGAAGGATGGCGAGATCCGCGAGTACGAGCTGCACCCGGAGGACTTCGGCTTCCAGATGTCGAGCAACCGCGCGCTGCGCGTGGAAACGCCCGAGCAGTCGAAGGCGATGCTTCTTGGTGTACTCGACAATCAGGCCGGTCCCGCGCTCGACATCGTGCTGCTGAATGCAGGCGCGGCGTTGTATGCGGCGAACGTGGTCGATTCAGTGCAAGCGGGGGTGGAGCGCTCGCGCAGCGCCATCGCCTCGGGTGCGGCGAAGGCCAAGCTGGCCGAGCTGATCAAGGCCTCCACGGCCGTCTGA
- the nusG gene encoding transcription termination/antitermination protein NusG produces MTADPVNAVETTPGAPEEENTSVLAPAANPDLRWYVVHAYSGMEKAVERNITERINRAGMQDKFGRILVPTEEVVEIKNGQKRTTERRFFPGYVLVEMIMDDESWHLVKHTNKVTGFVGGAKNRPAPISQKEVEDIVSQMQQGTEKPRHKVEFTVGEFVRVKEGPFTDFNGTVEEVNYEKSKVSVSVMIFGRATPVELEFSQVEKT; encoded by the coding sequence ATGACCGCTGATCCAGTGAATGCAGTTGAAACCACGCCGGGCGCACCAGAGGAAGAAAACACCTCGGTGCTGGCTCCCGCCGCCAACCCAGATCTGCGTTGGTACGTGGTGCATGCCTATTCGGGCATGGAGAAGGCCGTCGAGCGCAACATCACCGAGCGCATCAATCGCGCCGGCATGCAGGACAAGTTCGGCCGCATCCTGGTTCCGACCGAAGAAGTGGTCGAGATCAAGAACGGCCAGAAGCGCACCACCGAGCGTCGCTTCTTCCCGGGCTACGTGCTGGTCGAAATGATCATGGACGACGAGAGCTGGCACCTGGTGAAGCACACCAACAAGGTGACGGGTTTCGTGGGCGGCGCCAAGAACCGTCCGGCCCCGATCTCGCAGAAAGAGGTCGAGGACATCGTCAGCCAGATGCAGCAGGGCACCGAGAAGCCGCGTCACAAGGTCGAGTTCACCGTTGGCGAATTCGTGCGCGTCAAGGAAGGCCCGTTCACCGATTTCAACGGCACTGTCGAAGAAGTCAACTACGAGAAGAGCAAGGTGAGCGTGTCGGTCATGATTTTCGGCCGCGCGACACCTGTGGAACTCGAATTCAGCCAGGTCGAGAAGACCTGA